A single window of Pyrus communis chromosome 10, drPyrComm1.1, whole genome shotgun sequence DNA harbors:
- the LOC137748132 gene encoding uncharacterized protein, which produces MLRCFQHYLGENKKDEKMTIRNKYRKPTTFRCNAGSRCSTSAVVWSLVGCLLMFHLYTLVRQKDRLGGAIQFRASHHPLFQELEQVEEENIQLPPPRKRSPRAEKRKPRRPTTLIDEFLDENSQIRHVFFPQKLDIDPMKDTGNDSYYYYPGRIWLDTDGYPIQAHGGGILFDEKSRTYYWYGEYKDGPTYHAHKKGAARVDIIGVGCYSSNDLWKWKNEGVVLAAEKANETHDLHESNVLERPKVIYNEHTGKYVMWMHIDDANYTKASVGVAISDYPTGPFDYLYSQQPHGFDSRDMTIFKDDDGIAYLIYSSEDNSELHIGPLTEDYLDVTNTVRRILVGQHREAPALFKHEGTYYMITSGCTGWAPNEALVHAAESIKGPWETMGNPCAGGNKVSRLATFFAQSTFVLPVPGFPGSFIFMADRWNPADLRDSRYVWLPLIVGGPADLPLNYNFGFPLWSRVSIYWHRKWKLPQGWSGSK; this is translated from the exons ATGCTCAGATGTTTTCAG CATTATCTTGGAGAGAATAAAAAGGATGAGAAAATGAcgatcaggaacaaatacaggAAACCAACCACTTTCCGTTGCAATGCAGGGAGCAGATGTTCAACGTCTGCTGTGGTGTGGAGCTTGGTGGGATGTCTTCTTATGTTTCATCTGTACACTCTTGTTCGGCAAAAGGATAGGTTAGGAGGAGCAATTCAATTTCGAGCGAGTCATCACCCACTGTTCCAGGAACTTGAACAGGTGGAAGAGGAAAACATCCAACTTCCTCCGCCGCGAAAGCGATCCCCACGTGCTGAAAAAAGGAAACCTAGGCGACCAACTACTCTGATTGATGAATTTCTTGATGAGAATTCTCAAATTAGACACGTATTCTTTCCCCAGAAGCTTGATATTGATCCAATGAAGGACACAGGAAATGATAGCTATTACTATTACCCTGGGAGGATTTGGTTGGATACTGATGGATATCCTATTCAAGCCCATGGAGGTGGTATTCTATTCGATGAAAAATCAAGGACATACTATTGGTACGGGGAGTATAAAGATGGCCCCACATACCATGCTCACAAAAAAGGAGCAGCTCGG GTTGACATCATAGGAGTGGGTTGCTATTCTTCCAATGACttatggaaatggaaaaatgaagGTGTTGTATTGGCAGCAGAAAAAGCAAATGAAACACATGATCTCCACGAATCCAATGTGCTTGAGAGGCCGAAAGTGATTTACAATGAGCATACAGGGAAGTACGTTATGTGGATGCACATTGATGATGCTAACTATACTAAAGCTTCTGTTGGCGTTGCCATTAGTGATTACCCAACCGGTCCCTTTGATTATCTCTACAGCCAACAACCCCATGGATTTGATAGTAGGGACATGACAATCTTCAAAGATGATGATGGTATTGCTTATCTAATATACTCCTCCGAGGACAATAGTGAACTTCATATTGGACCACTGACTGAAGATTACCTTGACGTGACAAATACCGTGAGAAGAATTCTTGTGGGACAACATCGGGAAGCCCCAGCTCTCTTCAAGCATGAAGGAACTTATTACATGATTACTTCAGGCTGCACCGGATGGGCTCCTAATGAGGCACTGGTGCATGCAGCAGAATCAATCAAGGGGCCATGGGAGACCATGGGAAACCCCTGTGCTGGAGGGAACAAAGTGTCTCGACTTGCTACATTTTTTGCACAGAGCACATTTGTGCTTCCTGTGCCTGGATTTCCTGGTTCATTTATCTTCATGGCAGATAGATGGAACCCGGCGGACTTGAGAGACTCAAGATATGTATGGTTGCCTTTGATAGTAGGGGGGCCAGCTGACCTGCCCCTCAATTACAATTTTGGGTTCCCGCTATGGTCAAGAGTGTCAATATATTGGCATAGAAAATGGAAACTTCCTCAGGGGTGGAGTGGGTCGAAATGA
- the LOC137747862 gene encoding uncharacterized protein, whose translation MAISNGVLVPFVVFLVSTFVFSPARVVFGEQSGLNRPDPLRHLKSYNGGYDVTNKHYWASTAFTGVHGYVIAGVWLLCGLVFTICIAFLKKPSIRSTCPIKHFLDRNFILMFILLLLFTILAIVASSLVLVENERSMKRTEKVKGALMGVAQNARRTIRKVTTAMGNMQYLLLPYDPALASSLNVTSRQLGKDSQDIQRFVDKNGHTTERIIQTPYVAHIVVVAVNLVLLIAATVLLLLHWYPGLVIVIFLCWILTTLIWVLTGFDFFLQNFAKDTCSAFEGFEHNSHNSSLSSILPCLDATRSEKLMGQIGYTIHTFINKLNSKVTEIAKTLGVNEENDDSVGFLRICNPFSGPPNYTYVPQSCSNSGIPVGKLPEAISGITCYQNDMENCKRSGKLVSQDNYNMAWAFSHSIQHFLDIYPTLQSLSDCTFVKDGISDVVSHQCKPFKNSLKMLWVSMLSLAISMVFLVLLLVIKVFQDRGRCFTKFAIIPCLPVTP comes from the exons atggCTATCTCGAACGGGGTTCTTGTACCCTTCGTCGTCTTCTTGGTTTCAACGTTTGTGTTTTCCCCGGCTAGGGTGGTGTTTGGGGAGCAGAGTGGCTTGAACAGACCCGATCCCTTGCGCCACTTAAAATCCTACAATGGAGGCTACGACGTCACAAATAAACATTACTGGGCT TCTACGGCATTTACAGGAGTCCATGGGTACGTGATTGCAGGAGTTTGGTTGCTGTGTGGCCTGGTATTTACGATTTGCATAGCCTTCTTGAAGAAGCCGAGCATTAGGAGCACTTGCCCCATTAAACACTTCTTGGACCGTAACTTCATCTTAATGTTCAtactcctcctcctctttaCAATTCTAGCCAT AGTGGCATCAAGCTTGGTGCTGGTAGAAAATGAAAGATCAATGAAGAGAACAGAAAAAGTGAAGGGAGCCCTAATGGGGGTGGCTCAAAATGCTCGACGAACCATCCGAAAAGTAACAACCGCAATGGGAAATATGCAGTACCTTTTGCTGCCTTATGATCCAGCCTTGGCAAGCAGTTTGAATGTCACATCCCGTCAGCTTGGAAAAGACTCGCAAGATATTCAACGTTTTGTTGATAAAAATGGGCATACAACTGAGCGGATTATTCAAACCCC GTATGTTGCTCATATTGTGGTTGTAGCAGTCAACTTGGTCTTATTGATCGCTGCAACTG TTCTGCTGTTGCTGCATTGGTACCCAGGACTTGTAAT TGTAATCTTTTTGTGTTGGATATTAACAACTCTAATTTGGGTCTTAACTGGCtttgatttctttcttcaaaa TTTTGCAAAAGATACATGTTCAGCTTTTGAGGGTTTTGAACACAACAGCCACAACAGTAGTCTAAGCTCCATTCTTCCATGCTTAGATGCTACACGCTCAGAGAAGTTGATGGGTCAAATTGGCTACACCATACACACTTTCATAAATAAG TTGAATTCTAAAGTGACAGAAATTGCTAAGACGCTTGGAGTAAACGAAGAAAATGATGATTCAGTTGGATTTCTACGTATATGCAATCCTTTCTCCGGACCACCTAACTACACCTACGTACCACAAAGTTGCTCAAACAGTGGCATTCCAGTTGGAAAGTTACCAGAA GCCATTTCAGGAATCACTTGTTACCAAAACGACATGGAAAATTGCAAAAGAAGTGGAAAACTTGTTTCCCAGGACAACTACAACATGGCCTGGGCTTTCAGCCACTCTATTCAACATTTTCTAGATATATATCCAACTCTGCAGAGCTTATCAGATTGCACCTTCGTTAAGGATGGAATTTCCGACGTCGTTTCGCATCAATGCAAGCCATTTAAGAATTCACTGAAAATGCTATGGGTCTCCATGCTATCCCTAGCCATTTCCATGGTGTTTTTAGTACTACTTTTGGTCATCAAAGTTTTTCAAGATAGGGGAAGATGTTTCACTAAATTTGCCATCATCCCTTGCTTGCCAGTGACTCCATAG